A genomic stretch from Engraulis encrasicolus isolate BLACKSEA-1 chromosome 10, IST_EnEncr_1.0, whole genome shotgun sequence includes:
- the pkig gene encoding cAMP-dependent protein kinase inhibitor gamma: MMDVEASYSEFITGDRTGRRNAVPDITEEAQAVGTVDLTKDMAQMDLKTTEGEAGASPAPEAAEASSSQGAQGREGPS; this comes from the exons ATGATGGACGTGGAGGCCTCCTACTCAGAGTTCATCACCGGTGACCGCACGGGTCGCCGCAACGCCGTCCCCGACATCACGGAGGAGGCACAGGCCGTGGGCACCGTCGACCTCACCAAAGACATGGCCCAGATGGACCTCAAAACaacag AGGGTGAGGCTGGTGCTTCCCCTGCTCCAGAGGCGGCGGAGGCCTCTAGTAGCCAGGGggcacaggggagagagggacCCTCCTAA